Within Anopheles ziemanni chromosome 2, idAnoZiCoDA_A2_x.2, whole genome shotgun sequence, the genomic segment ACATAGTTGGCATCGCTCTTTCAACATTCCGAACTTTTGGTTGTCCAGAAAGTTGCATAAAAGGTTCACAAAGTTTCTCAATTTCTATCGTGCCGACGGTGGGTTCCATAGCAGGCGCCGGTGGTTCAACATTACGTTTTTTTGGTAGTgcagcaaaatgcaaaatagGTTCGCAAAGTTTCTCAATTTCTATCGTGCTAACAGTGGGTTCTTCAGCAGGCACCGGTGGTTTATGTCTTTCAACCTTACGTTCCTTTGGTAATGCAGTAAGATGCATAACAGGTTCCATTTCTATAATGTTGATGATGGGTTCCAGTTGAGCAGATTCTGGTGGTACATGTCTTTCGACAATTGCTTTACTAGGTAATTGACTAAATAGAGCAGGAGGTTCACTACAAATCTCCATATCTATCGGGAGTGTATTGGGTTCCAAGCGATGACCATCTTCAACCACCTTAGGTGACATATTTATCATCGCAGTCGGTACCGGTGAACTATCCACGATCCTTGCCGTCGCTTGCTCGTAACTTGTGCGAAATCCTTCCAATACTTGCTCCAACATTTCCTCTTGTTGCGCTTCGATTGTCTCGCTAAACATGTAACGTTGGACAatatccttttgtttttcgaacaaACTCACCGAAGGACAGTAGCCGATGGATTGTCCCTCGTCCTGCTGGGTAGTGAATTTGATAAACTCCTCCGCGCCTTCGGCAGGTTTAATCTGATCGGGACGCTTGCTACCACGTGGACTTTTCCACTCCCGCTGCATACACTGTGAAACGGTCGCATTGTTTTGCTGCctctttttgttaatttttttgcgCTTCGTACAGGCTATTTTCTCAGCCTTAGGTGGTTGCCCGTAAAATATTCTCCGTTTACGCACATTTTCACGCAGGTTGGGAATTTGCGATGATTCAATAATATCACCTTCGTCAGCCTCTAAAATAGTTATAACTATAATAGTTGCAATGTAATTCTATGTAAGAATTTTAACCGTACCTTCAATATCCATCGCTATTGTGCTCTCACGACGTGATCAATGGTAACTGATCGGCTTTGCAAGTGGAGTATAAAACCAATTCTTCAATCAATCATTCTTTTACTGTTTCCGAGGCAACGTGTGCTTTCTAGATTTCACTTGATCTCGTCCACAAATTGGGTTCAACAAAGGATGGATAATACTGATTTGAacttttaaaatctttttaCCGTAATTGGGTACTGAATTATCTATTATGTAAATGTATTATGTTCTCGTTGAAACAATTGTTCACGTTAACGTATCCAGAGTTACTCTACACGTGCATTGGAATTTTGATTACGACTTGACAGTTACAAATGCCATAGTGGCATATGTGGCAAAACAGACTAAACGAGGTTGCCCATGCAGGCTCGCGTGTTCATCTGTCAGAACTgacaaaacaaacgcaatGTTTGTATCCGCAACACTcgattgaaaacattaaaaattggAAGTGACTCATCCCTATCCTAGTGGTcagaacattttatttaatcaTAAATTGGGACGTGCTAGTGTTTCCTCACTTTTCATACAGTCCATTTGATAGTTTAACAGTGAAACGAAGTTGTAacctcgaagcaccttcaaaatagGGAACGAAATGTCTTCGTCAGCGATGGAAAGCATCCTTTTCaaagaaatattgtttattcCAAATTGCTACTCCCAAACCAATTCAACTTAACATTTCGATTCTATTCTTCAGAGCTACTCACATGCATTACCAACCGTTATTTACCTTAACCTGGATGTTTCGCAGAGCATTTGTTTAACCTTAAATTTGCAGTGAAGGATCTTGAACGGAACGCGAAGAAATGCGAGAAGGAAGAGAAAGCTGAAATACTGAAGACGAAGAAGGCGATCCAGAAAGGCAACACGGAGGTCGCACGTATCCACGCAGAAAATGCAATCCGACAGAAGAGCCAATCGCTAAACTACCTCCGAATGAGCGCCCGTGTGGATGCGGTTGCGAGCCGGGTTCAGACCGCACTGACCACACGGAACGTGACCAACTCTATGGCGGGAGTGGTGAAAGCGATGGATGCCGCTATGAAGGGGATGAACCTGGAAAAGATCTCCGGTTTGATGGATAAGTTCGAGTCCCAGTTTGAGGATCTGGATGTGCAAAGCTCGTACATGGAGAATACCATGTCACAAACAACTACCAC encodes:
- the LOC131290303 gene encoding charged multivesicular body protein 1B2, with translation MSSSAMEKHLFNLKFAVKDLERNAKKCEKEEKAEILKTKKAIQKGNTEVARIHAENAIRQKSQSLNYLRMSARVDAVASRVQTALTTRNVTNSMAGVVKAMDAAMKGMNLEKISGLMDKFESQFEDLDVQSSYMENTMSQTTTTAVPQNDVELLMQRVADEAGLELNMELPSGPSTISVGASTQVSTEQDELTARLARLRQAE
- the LOC131294706 gene encoding uncharacterized protein LOC131294706; translated protein: MDIEEADEGDIIESSQIPNLRENVRKRRIFYGQPPKAEKIACTKRKKINKKRQQNNATVSQCMQREWKSPRGSKRPDQIKPAEGAEEFIKFTTQQDEGQSIGYCPSVSLFEKQKDIVQRYMFSETIEAQQEEMLEQVLEGFRTSYEQATARIVDSSPVPTAMINMSPKVVEDGHRLEPNTLPIDMEICSEPPALFSQLPSKAIVERHVPPESAQLEPIINIIEMEPVMHLTALPKERKVERHKPPVPAEEPTRGHFFCNVGVQHCPVGSFDMTNYNIMMLARLVGINPNSLYTKIRQMIRASDTRMLWQPRNLSQVFTENDPYYANLDYFMSPRL